The DNA sequence TCGTGGTCGCTGAAGTTCCAACCTATTCCCACAGCGCCCACCAGCTTCCCATCCACATAGACGGGAGAACCACTCATTCCTTGAGCCATGCCCGTTTTGTTTTTGGATGACGGCAACATCCGTACCAGGATAAAGTTCCTCACGGTTTCCTTCTGAGGGATGACGCTCACCACCTCAATCGGCAATCGGACGGGCTCCGTTCCTTTCAACACCGTGAGCATATACCCCTTCATTCCAGCCTGCAGCTTTTCCACCGATAGGATAGGTTGTTCCGGGACAAAAGCCCCAACCGGCTCCGCCGCGCTGGAAGAACAATCATAAAAAAAACTATCAAATAGGAGAAATACCCACAAAAACCATTGAAAAACGCTGCCACGCCGAAACGAAATCCAATTCACGACCATAACCCCTCATCCTAGACCCCGACGAAAGGGGTTTAAAAAATCGACGCTTATATAAATTAAATTATGTCTCTTTATACTGCGTACTTGGCCAGTTTGTCTGACGACCGACGATGCTCCATTTTTATCTGTTTTCTCTATTTTATCTGTTTTCTCTATTTTATCTGCTTTATCCATTTTTCTTCCAGCGCAGATAACCCATGAGGAAGTCGTCGATGTCCCCGTCCATCACCCCTTGAACGTTCCCTTTTTCCGTTCCCGTTCGGTGGTCTTTCGCCAAGGTATAGGGGTGCAACACGTAGGAACGGATCTGGCTGCCCCAGGTACTTTCTTTTTTGTCGCCAACCACAGCCGCCAGCTCGTCGCTTCTTTCCTGCATGGCCCGCTCGTATAGCTTACTCTTCAGAACGTTCATGGCAACTTGGCGGTTCATGTGCTGGGAACGCTCATTCTGACAGCTTACCACAATCCCCGTGGGGATATGGGTGATACGCACCGCCGAGTCTGTGCGGTTGACGTATTGTCCCCCGGCTCCGCTGGCGCGGAAAGTATCCATCCGCAGATCTTCGGGCCGCACCTCGACCGTTACATTGTCGGGCAGTTCCGGCGACGCTCCCACCGAGGCGAAGCTGGTATGGCGGCGATGGGCTGCGTCGAAAGGGGAGATGCGCACCAGGCGGTGTACTCCCTTCTCGGCCTTCAGGTACCCATAAGCGTAATCGCCCTCCACAAGAACGGTGGCGCTTTTGATACCCGCCTCCTCATCGGAAGTAGCCTCCAGCACCGTAGTTTTGTAGCCGTCGCGTTCGGCCCACCTCAGGTACATCCGCAATAACATCTCTGCCCAGTCCTGGGAATCCAACCCTCCAGAACCGGCGTGAACCGTGAGAATCGCGTTCGCGCGATCATATTCCTCGTTCAGGAGGATTTGGAGCTGGTAGCGGTCCAATGCGTGACGAAGCTCTCTCGACCGAGTCTCGAACTCTTTTTGAAGTTCTGCGTCCTCTTCCTCACGCAATATGGTGTCCAGAATCTCCAGGTCTTCCACTTCTCGGCAGACTCTATCCCATTCTTCCAC is a window from the Synergistaceae bacterium genome containing:
- the prfB gene encoding peptide chain release factor 2 (programmed frameshift), producing MMQANVSVLEELRSLKQELQDSLDLPTLKARASELEIVTAESDFWSREGNQEILREMSGIAGRVEEWDRVCREVEDLEILDTILREEEDAELQKEFETRSRELRHALDRYQLQILLNEEYDRANAILTVHAGSGGLDSQDWAEMLLRMYLRWAERDGYKTTVLEATSDEEAGIKSATVLVEGDYAYGYLKAEKGVHRLVRISPFDAAHRRHTSFASVGASPELPDNVTVEVRPEDLRMDTFRASGAGGQYVNRTDSAVRITHIPTGIVVSCQNERSQHMNRQVAMNVLKSKLYERAMQERSDELAAVVGDKKESTWGSQIRSYVLHPYTLAKDHRTGTEKGNVQGVMDGDIDDFLMGYLRWKKNG